The genomic region TACTTGATGGAGCGATGGATATCGTCCTCAGAGTAGCTCTTTATGATGAAAACACGTCCATTCTTCAGGCTCCACTCAAATTCCTTGGGGTTGTAGCTATGGGAGGCACGCAGCTTGTCTAGCACTGGGTGGGACTCTACACCAGGTCCCTGGCTTCCAGGAGCTTGGGGGCCACAGTTCCCACCACCAACCATACCCATCACACCACAACCGTCTTGGCCAGGGCCCCCCTGCCCATAGCCTTGGTTACGGTTACGGGGGGCAACCCAGCGGGTCTGGGGTTGAGGGGGCTGAGTTTGGTTATGGTAGGCTTGAGGTGGTGGCTGATGATGCTGGTGATGGGGGGGCTGGGGCTGTAAGGCCATAGGCTGCATCTGAGGCTGCAACATAGACTGGGGAAGGGGGGGCTGCATGGGTCCTTGCTGCATGGGGGGTTGAGGTGGCATTCCATGTGGCAGGCCGAGTTGCTGCTGCATTGGGGCTGTGGCTACTTTAGTCACCGGGCCCTTGTCCCAAGTCCCAAtgttcatgttgtgtttgatgggtggaggggGAAGAGCTCCCCCTGGATTGGGCATCCCTGGTTTCACCTTGGCTTTCAACTGCTGCGGCTTGGCGGGCTTACTGGCAATAGCAGCCCAGGAGGTGGGTTTGGGCGGGGGCATTCCAATAGGTGTGGCTCCGTTCCCTGTAGGCGCCACAGGAGGTCCACCAATAACAGACCCCACAGCCTTGACTCCTGACCCCTGACCCGTGACATCGCCTCCGATCTTCAAGCCAACCATACCCTGCTCCAGGCTGTTCATCCCGGGGGCTTTGTTGAGGGTGTCACTGTGAAAACCTGTCTGACCATCAGGCACGAGGGTGCCCCCGAGGGAGCTGGGAGGGTAGCTGTAGCTGCCTCCATAGGCTGAACTCTGAGTCTGCTGGCCCTGGGAGCCACTCGTGCCCCAAGCAGAGAAGGCAGGGTTTTCAGGGAAAAAGTTAAACCTGTGGGGATAGATGCTGCTTCCAAGGCCCCCTGGCTGGCCAAACACTGTGTCCGG from Notolabrus celidotus isolate fNotCel1 chromosome 11, fNotCel1.pri, whole genome shotgun sequence harbors:
- the LOC117821382 gene encoding YTH domain-containing family protein 1-like isoform X1 — translated: MSATSIDPQRSKGQASKVQNGSLHQKETHHDNDFEPYLTGQSTQNNSYQSITDPYLSSYYAPSIGFPYPLSEAPWSTGGDPPIPYLTPYGPLSNGDHHFMPDTVFGQPGGLGSSIYPHRFNFFPENPAFSAWGTSGSQGQQTQSSAYGGSYSYPPSSLGGTLVPDGQTGFHSDTLNKAPGMNSLEQGMVGLKIGGDVTGQGSGVKAVGSVIGGPPVAPTGNGATPIGMPPPKPTSWAAIASKPAKPQQLKAKVKPGMPNPGGALPPPPIKHNMNIGTWDKGPVTKVATAPMQQQLGLPHGMPPQPPMQQGPMQPPLPQSMLQPQMQPMALQPQPPHHQHHQPPPQAYHNQTQPPQPQTRWVAPRNRNQGYGQGGPGQDGCGVMGMVGGGNCGPQAPGSQGPGVESHPVLDKLRASHSYNPKEFEWSLKNGRVFIIKSYSEDDIHRSIKYSIWCSTEHGNKRLDSAFRAMNSKGPVYLLFSVNGSGHFCGVAEMRSPVDYGTSAGVWAQDKWKGKFDVDWLFVKDVPNSQLRHIRLENNDNKPVTNSRDTQEVPLEKAKQVLKIITTYKHTTSIFDDFSHYEKRQEEEEEVRKTFEPPQIQNRSRLDQERQNRNKQ
- the LOC117821382 gene encoding YTH domain-containing family protein 1-like isoform X2; the protein is MSATSIDPQRSKGQASKVQNGSLHQKETHHDNDFEPYLTGQSTQNNSYQSITDPYLSSYYAPSIGFPYPLSEAPWSTGGDPPIPYLTPYGPLSNGDHHFMPDTVFGQPGGLGSSIYPHRFNFFPENPAFSAWGTSGSQGQQTQSSAYGGSYSYPPSSLGGTLVPDGQTGFHSDTLNKAPGMNSLEQGMVGLKIGGDVTGQGSGVKAVGSVIGGPPVAPTGNGATPIGMPPPKPTSWAAIASKPAKPQQLKAKVKPGMPNPGGALPPPPIKHNMNIGTWDKGPVTKVATAPMQQQLGLPHGMPPQPPMQQGPMQPPLPQSMLQPQMQPMALQPQPPHHQHHQPPPQAYHNQTQPPQPQTRWVAPRNRNQGYGQGGPGQDGCGVMGMVGGGNCGPQAPGSQGPGVESHPVLDKLRASHSYNPKEFEWSLKNGRVFIIKSYSEDDIHRSIKYSIWCSTEHGNKRLDSAFRAMNSKGPVYLLFSVNGSGHFCGVAEMRSPVDYGTSAGVWAQDKWKGKFDVDWLFVKDVPNSQLRHIRLENNDNKPVTNSRDTQEVPLEKAKQVLKIITTYKHTTSIFDDFSHYEKRQEEEEETFEPPQIQNRSRLDQERQNRNKQ